tatattgtggatcatgagaaagaataaaaggagaaatcacgggattcctgtaaatatgtagtaaattaggcttgagacttttcctaatttaaaaagataataaaaacggtttcaagatttgttttggaaataaatttagtaaggagtaatctaggtaaatcttagataattagggcaaatcttttaaaattcggtttcaagataaaataacacaatataagagaatctatcaaatggaatgacacgtgaatttttttttatgagaattaacctgagaatgacacgtgaaattttttttagagtattaattaatttaagataaaaataaacaacctaaatcctaattaatttgtactctaaaataaaataaaatattttctgaaatttaacactaaataaaaaataagataaattaagataaaatcaagaaataaacaacctaaatcctaatcaaatctaaaatttaaaaaggtaataaataaatatagataaaaactacaaaaatctagcaaatctcaataaaaactcataaaatcatgaattaataaaaaatctgaaaattcaataaaaataccataaaaattaatttatactctaaaaataaataataagttaaattaagataaaatcattaaataaacaacctaaatcctaatcaaatctaaaatttaaaaatgtactaaataaatatagataaaaactatcaaaatctagcaaatcacaataaaaactcataaaatcctgaattaattaaaaatccgaaaattcaataaaaataccataaaaattaattaatattctacaaataaattaagataaaatcaagaaataaacaacctaaatcttaatcaaatctaaaatttaaaaatgtattttttttatgagaattaacttgAGAATGAcacatgaaatttttttatgagaatgacacgttactaagaattaacgtgagaatgacacgtcactaaatcagcctgatagaagttcttcttttctaatatatattgattgatatcgttgttaagaaaaaaaaggaagcaCAACGCGTTGGACGCACAATGGCCCAATTGAaacagaaaaaaataaaaaaaaattataattgaaACAAATTAGAGGACACGTTGCACACAATGCACATCAACAATCAAGGACAGTAGAGGAATGCACTGTGCTGTGTCAGTTTTCTTCCCATTGTGGGAGAGAAAACTTTTTTGTGGGCCCCATGTGCATTTCTTCCTTTCCCATCATTTTCCTCTCTCATCCAAACGGATGAAAAACACTGTTTTCCACTTAACTTCCTTCCCACCAACTTCCTTCCTTACATATTCCCTAGAAACAAACAGAGCGGTAGACATTATCAATGCCTActtgaaaacttatttaaaataataccTCTCCGTGAGGTATTTAAAtagattataattaatttttttaataaatttataagCTCAAAACATTATATAGACCGACACATTTAAATCTAGAAATAATTCAATAAGTATATAACTTCTAGATATTGTATTAAAAATGATTTAggattaataaaaaatttaccCTAACATTTTTAACTAAATATAATTTTGGAAAAGTCTTGATCTTGTGTTGCTCTCCAAATGAGAAATCAAAAAGGAAGAATCAAGAGTGCGCTTTCCCAGGTAAATGAGATAGCATTGTGTTGCTTAGGAGTGTTCATCGGATGGATCGATTCGATGAAACCGACGAACCGAACCGAGCCGAACCAAAGTAATTGGAGTGATTTTTTATCATTCGGTTCAAAACATATCTAAACCGATAAAAATCAATGAAGATTGGTTTGGTTCACGGTTTGAAATATTAAAAACCAATGAACTGATGATGAACCGAATCgatgatatatatatttatttataaaatatttgaaaatatatataatatgtgaAATTCTAGTTCCCGTATGGCagatgttctacgcgatgctTAAGCAATTGCTTTGACAATCGATTAACAGTAAACAATACaagcataaaataaacaaagcaCAACACAGAAGTTGTTAatccagttcggtgaaacttcacctacgtcaaGAGGGTTTTCACCtagagaaaggaaatccactatctcaagatataGGAACTACAGAAACTCATGAACACAACAACTCATAGttctcttcctaatctacccagtgtatttctacttagtatatcgacctaagtatgagagcccctctcacttcctctcaaccactgccacagtgattggtaagaacaacaacaatcagagttttaaCACTCAAGAACATAGAACACAACCTTgccttatagaatcaatgagcGAGGTTTGTTCACAACGAACACAAGGACTAACACAAataacaaccctaaaacacttgatcagATTCTCTCAAAAGCTTCAGTccgtcttcacgttttaggtcttgaTATATGTATACTTCAGCAGCCCCACTAGGGTTTTCAGAGGCTGAAGCAAGTAGTCCAACAGTAGCAAATTAAAACGCAATCTTACAAGGTCATGATTGCGTTTATAAGTCAATCAATCATTAACACAATGGAGACATATCATCAATCAGAGATTGCCTTAACAATTAAACTAGCCCACAATAAATAACCAAGATACAACTACTTAAACCGTAAGTAACCACAAACAAATCTTCACCAGATTTACAGGGCACACATAAGCACTCCAAGTAACGGACCAATGTCCTGTGCTACACAAAGGCAGATGTCATAACATCTGCTTTGACATCAGCTTGTTTTTTACaaagacaaccaaaagtaacaacaatatgtatttattaaataaatgttTTGAAGAGATATTGTTAATGTTAGTCTTTTTATGTTTGTTAGACTTATTATGTTTTTGCTCTCTATAATTAATTTGTAATGGTATTAATATTAAACATTACCTTAATCATTTTTACATTGTTAAGTACTTCAGTTGTAGATAATGGATTATGGATTAAGCTATAATTAAgttattaatttgtaaactttATGTATTGTTAAGTTGTGAATCACGTGTAACTAAAAAAAAGTTGTGAATCATATGTGATTGCTATATATTTAATGTTGTGGAATTgatattgacaaaaaaaggttgtgaaaccgatgaaccgaaccgatccaaaccgttcatcatctgttcggttcggttcgattttgaatttttcttcCTAATAATCGATCGAAACCGAACtaatgaattttgattggatcGGTTATTGATTTCACCTaaaaccgatccaaaccgaaCCGCGAACACCTACTCTTCTCCAAATGAGAAATCAAAAAGGAAGAATCAACTTTgcttataataataaaaaaaaaaggaagaatcAAGAGTGCGCTTTCCCACATTGACCGCAAGCCAAGAAACCAAATTTCTATATAGCCAGCCACCTATTGTCATTGGTCGGTGGTATGTCACGATAATGCACTACCTCATCACACTTGTATCATTTACTTACAAGTCACTCACCGCAACATGTACAATCCCACCTACAAAGTCCCCAAACCTTTGTCCAAAACTCACTCTACAAAGTACAAATACTCTTTCCCCACTCCATCATTTGTGACTGACTGCATTAACTACACTGCCTCTAATTCACATCCTCCTCACATTGCAAGAGTGCACACAAAATGGAAGGAAAAGATGAAGATGTAAGAGTAGGAGCCAACAGGTACACAGAGAGGAACCCAATAGGAACCGCTGCTCAGTCTCAAGATCAAGATACCAGTAGCAGAGACTACAAAGAGCCTCCCTCAGCACCTTTCTTCGAGCCCGGCGAGCTGTCATCATGGTCCTTCTACAGAGCCGGCATAGCAGAGTTCGTCGCCACGTTCTTGTTTCTTTACATCACCGTGTTAACTGTGATGGGTGTGGCTAAATCCAAGAGCAAGTGTTCCACTGTTGGTGTCCAAGGCATAGCTTGGTCATTTGGTGGAATGATCTTTGCTCTTGTCTATTGCACTGCTGGCATCTCAGGTAAAAAATATTCATATAcaatattcaaattttaaaattaagagTGAAACACATTCAGGAGGTTTGTTAGAATAACACTcaacttcatttttatttaaaatttaaactcCACCACAATCATAGTTTTAGAGTAACACACAGTACTGCTTTGGTGGAAGGAACATAGATtttaaagaagaaagaagctaagcgCTATTCTGAAATTATTATTTGGGTGAACCAtatattttagataagaatCAAACTGAGTGTTATTCTGACAAATTGATGGATCAGTGCTTTAAAATTAAAAGCTTGATTGTTGCCTAATAAGGCTTGTGTGTTTTTGGTGATCCAGGGGGTCACATAAACCCAGCAGTGACATTTGGGCTGTTCTTGGCACGCAAGCTATCTTTGACCAGAGCAGTGTTTTACATAATTATGCAGTGCTTGGCAGCTATATGTGGCGCGGGTGTGGTGAAAGGGTTCCAACCACACCAATATGAGAGGCTTGGTGGTGGTGTAAACACTCTGAGTAAAGGATATTCCATAGGTGATGGCCTTGGAGCAGAGATTGTTGGCACATTTGTGCTTGTTTACACTGTGTTCTCTGCTACTGATGCCAAGCGAAACGCACGAGACTCGCACATTCCTGTAAGCAAAAATCTTCCCTTATATGTATCTTGTCATTGAATCTTTTTTCTTGTCTTTCATGTGGCATTTTCTGCTAACAGATGATTAATTTTCTCGAGTTCGAACTTGTGTTCTCATTTAATCTGATTATGATAATTTTTATAATGATTGTAAGTTGGTAATGATTCTGATTATAATAATCATTGAACTGAATGAGTCAGATTTTGGCACCACTACCCATTGGTTTTGCTGTGTTTCTGGTGCATTTGGCTACAATTCCCATCACTGGAACTGGTATCAACCCTGCCAGAAGTCTAGGTGCAGCCCTTATTTTCAACAAGGACCAAGCGTGGGATGACCATGTGAGTTTTCATGCATGTCCTGTTTAGAAACTCGTTCGAAAATCACGATGAAGTGAAAATCATAGTGAACAACAACTAAAGCTAAGAGCATTAATTCTATCCAACATGATTTTGCCTTTTCCGTGCTTTTCGAACGAGTTTCCAAACATGGACTTCTTTATTGATCCTTACTTTTCAgaattttcttttactttacTTTTTCTTAAGTTCATTTTGACTATGTCTCTAGTTTATCATTAGCACTTGTAGCAGATAGCAATTGATTGTTGCAAGGTAAAAATGGTTAAAATTTCTCAAACTACATATCATTTTGGTGCAGTGGATATTTTGGGTAGGGCCATTCATTGGGGCAGCACTTGCAGCTCTGTATCATCAGATAGTGATCAGGGCCATTCCCTTCAAGTCAAAGTGATGCAACATTGAAGTTTAAACATGACTTAAAAATAATAACTGGATGAATCCGAGACAGGATTACAAACACATCTcatccaatatatatatatatagatcacCTACATGTCTTACTAATTTATATGTAATAATTATCCGTTCAAAGCTCATTTATATATGTGCACACATGCAATTTATATTGCATGTATTAATATATCTCAAAGCAGGTATTGTGAGTTTAATTGCGTATTTTTGCTTAAGTCTGAGATACGAAGAATACCTCAAATTTCTTCTAAATTTGAAAGCATCTAACCAACTTGTATTTATGCTCTTTGACATAGAGGTGTTTACACCAaaatttggtaaacaaataagaGAATCCAAT
This portion of the Lotus japonicus ecotype B-129 chromosome 3, LjGifu_v1.2 genome encodes:
- the LOC130749296 gene encoding aquaporin PIP1-2-like — translated: MEGKDEDVRVGANRYTERNPIGTAAQSQDQDTSSRDYKEPPSAPFFEPGELSSWSFYRAGIAEFVATFLFLYITVLTVMGVAKSKSKCSTVGVQGIAWSFGGMIFALVYCTAGISGGHINPAVTFGLFLARKLSLTRAVFYIIMQCLAAICGAGVVKGFQPHQYERLGGGVNTLSKGYSIGDGLGAEIVGTFVLVYTVFSATDAKRNARDSHIPILAPLPIGFAVFLVHLATIPITGTGINPARSLGAALIFNKDQAWDDHWIFWVGPFIGAALAALYHQIVIRAIPFKSK